The genome window CAGTGAATTTGCCAAAAATTTTCTAATTGTTACTAAAAAACTCCTCGGCGATAGTGATTATACAGTATTAGCCTGATTAAATTTAAGAAGTTTACGTTGTGAAAACAAAATTAATAACCCGTGAAGGCTATCAAAAACTGCAAAAAGAGGAAGATTATCTTTGGCGGGTAAAACGTCCTGAAATTACTAAAATTGTATCTTGGGCTGCAAGCCTTGGCGATAGATCGGAAAATGCCGATTATCATTTTAATAAACGCGTGCTTCGCCAAATAGACAGTCGCGTGCGTTTTCTGCGTAAACTTTTACCAGATTTAAAAATTGTTGATTATTCGCCACAGCAAGACGGCAAAGTATTTTTCGGTGCCCGCGTAGAAATAGAAAATGAAAATGGTGATAAAAAAGAGTTTCGTATTGTTGGGCCGGAAGAAATATATGGTGAAGCGAAAGATTATATTTCTATCGACTCGCCTATGGCACGGGCATTACTAAAAAAAGAAGTAGATGATGAAGTTGAAGTCATTACTCCTGATGGACCGGTTACTTGGTATATCAATAAAATTGGCTATCAAAAATAGGTTTTTGCTAAACCTAAGGATAAACATTGCTTATATCATTCATAACTTGTAACAATCTAGCTTGCCTAATTTAGTTATTAGTTTTTGAAAAACAACAAAATTAGCTTATAGTCGATATTATATTAATTAGTAACATTAAGTGATAGAGGGTCATATGGGACAGGAAACCCCGAAAATATTAGTCGTTGATGATGATATGCGTTTACGCGCATTGTTAGAGCGCTATTTAGTTGAGCAGGGCTTTGTTGTTAGAAGCGCAGCTAATTCTGAACAAATGGATAGGTTAATAGAACGTGAAAATTTTCACTTGCTCGTTCTTGATTTAATGTTACCTGGTGAAGATGGTTTATCTATTTGCCGTCGTCTACGCCAAGAAGAAAATCAAATCCCAATTATTATGCTAACTGCAAAAGGTGATGAAGTAGATCGTATTATCGGTTTAGAACTTGGCGCCGATGATTACATGCCTAAACCTTTTAACCCGCGTGAATTACTCGCTCGTGTGAAAGCGGTATTACGACGTAAAACTCAAGAGGCTCCGGGTGCCCCGTCACTGGAAGAAGAAGTTATTGAGTTTGGTGAATTTTCCCTAAACTTAGCAACTAGAGAAATGTCTAAGGGTGATCTGTCTATGCCACTTACCAGTGGCGAATTTGCTGTATTAAAGGCGTTAATCACCCACCCAAGAGAGCCATTGTCTCGTGATAAATTGATGAACTTAGCTCGTGGTAGAGATTATTCTGCGCTCGAGCGCAGTATTGATGTACAAGTTTCACGTTTACGCCGTATGCTTGAACAAGATCCGGCTAATCCTCGTTATATTCAAACTGTTTGGGGACTTGGTTATGTGTTTGTACCCGATGGAAGTAGAGTTGCTTAACTAATCTGATCACAAATGAAAATATTACCACGTAGTGCTTTCGGCCAAACCGTATTGTTGATAGGTTTTTTGTTATTAATAAACCAGGTAGTGTCATATTTATCGGTTGCCATTTACGTTATTAAGCCTAATCTAGAGCAAATAAATCAGCTGCTTGCCAAGCAAGTTAAAGTGGTATTTATCGATGGCGGTAATTCTAAGTTTAACCCTCAATTAGCCGAAGCGTTTCATCAAGAAACAGGCATTGGTGTGTATCGGGAGCGAGACGCTTTAATGTTAGGCTTGGCTGAGGCTTCATATTATCCTTATTTGTCTATGCAAATGAGTGAGTTACTCGAAGGTGAAGCAGAAGTTCGGATCTCTCAAGGTGATGAATATTTGTTCTGGATCAGGCCGCCACAAGCACCAAGCTTGTGGGTAAAAATTCCTTTGCATGGTTTAGATGAAGCCAGTTTTTATCCATTAATTTTTTATCTTGTTTTGATTGGTGTGTTAAGTGTCGCCGGGGGCTGGTTATTCATTAGACAATTAAACCGCCCGTTAAAAGCGTTACAAAAAGCCGCTATCGACGTGGGTAAAGGACAGTTTCCTGACCCACTGAAAGAACAAGGTTCAACAGAAGTTACCGCCGTAACGAGAGCCTTTAATCATATGTCAAAAGGGATAAAACAATTAGAGGCTGATCGTAGTTTACTAATGGCCGGTATATCTCATGACTTACGTACTCCGCTAACACGCATTCGTCTTGCCAGCGAAATGATGAGCGAAGATGAAGATTATTTAAAAGAGGGTATTGAAAAAGATATTGACGATATGAATGCCATCATTGATCAATTCATAGATTACATTCGTCATGACATGATGGATAAAACACAACCAATCGAACTCAACCAGATGATAAAAGATGTGGTTGAACTTGAAAGCGGTGATGGTACAAATATTCACCTGCAACTTGGCCCAAATACTGAAATTCCGATGGTTTATGCGGCAATGAAGCGAGTCTTGGCCAATTTAATTCAAAATGCATTTAAATATTCTAACAACGATATTGAAATCAGCAGCGGTATTAACCAAGAAACCAATAGAGCTTATTTCAGCGTTGCAGATAATGGCCCTGGCATTAGCGATAGTGAAATAGAACGTTTATTTCAGCCCTTTACTCAAGGTGATACGGCAAGAGGCACAGAAGGCAGTGGCTTGGGCCTTGCCATTATAAAGCGAATTGTTGATGGGCATGGCGGCAGAGTTACCTTGCAAAACCGCAGCAGTGGCGGCTTGATAGCTACGGTTGAATTACCAATAAATTAACCGGATTTTTATCGCTTCTAGCTAAAAGCGGTATTAATATAGATAGCCGCACAATTTAATAATATAATTAACAGCAATACAGCTCTTGATAACTCTTTTGATAAGGCGCAAAAAGCCATGGCTGAAAATATTTGCAAAAGTTTGCCAATCAATACCCCTGCAAATATGCCAAATTCATAAGCTAAATATCGCACTACTAAGTTTGCTTCCAGAGCAATGCTATCCTTAATCATAAACTGCAGAGTCGTTACGTAATCTAAGGTGGCGGTTAATAGCAAAATAAACCAGAAAATCCGATACTTCTGTAAAGCATAAAATAGGTTTTGCTGTAAGGAAACCTCTCTGTCTAATATGGTCATAGTGATTTGAGCGGAAAAAATAAAATCCATTTTAAAGCAATCCGTGCGGGGACACACTCACTCCAAAGTAATGATAATAGACTAAGAAGTTTAGCTGGCTTTGCTAATTTTTCCATGTTTGCGGCAATTATATCCACTTTCAAATAAATAGAGTCAGATCTAAATTAAATCATATTTAATTTAGATCTGACTCTATTTATTTCCTTGCTGCATTCAAGGCCAAAAAAAACCTGCAGTAGCAGGTTTTTTAACAACAATTGGATGCAGATTTAAATTCTACAGTTGCGGACCTGCAGCAACTAAACCAGCACCGTGGTCATTGTCGGTAAATTTGTCAAAGTTGCTTACAAAGCGTTTTGCTAAGTCTTCAGCTTTAGTATTCCATTCACTTGCATCTGTATAAGTATCACGAGGATCCAAAATGCTGCTGTCTACGTTATTTAGAGCTTTTGGTACAGATAAGTTGAACATTGGTAATGTTTGAACTTCAACATTATCAATTGAACCATCTAAAATGGCATCAATAATTGCGCGAGTATCTTTAATTGAAATACGTTTTCCTGTGCCATTCCAACCAGTGTTTACCAGGTAAGCTTCAGCACCAGAGGCTTGCATACGTTTAACTAATACTTCGGCGTATTGAGTCGGATGTAAACTTAAAAATGCTGCGCCAAAACAACTTGAAAAAGTAGGCGTTGGCTCTGTTATACCACGTTCAGTACCAGCTAATTTAGCGGTGAAGCCTGACAAGAAGTAATATTCAGTTTGCGCTGGAGTTAATTTAGCAACAGGAGGTAGTACACCAAATGCATCAGCTGTTAAGAAAATAACTTTTTTTGCATGTCCTGCCTTAGAGACCGGCTTAACGATGTTTTCAATGTGATGAATTGGGTAAGAAACACGAGTGTTTTCTGTTTTTGAACCATCATCGTAGTCAATTGCACCGTCGTTGTTTACTACAACGTTTTCTAATAGAGCATCGCGACGAATAGCATTAAATATATCTGGTTCGTTTTCAGCGCTCAAGTTGATGGTTTTTGCATAACAACCACCTTCAAAGTTAAATACGCCGTTATCATCCCAACCATGCTCGTCATCACCAATTAGTTGACGTTTAGGATCTGTTGATAATGTTGTTTTTCCAGTACCTGATAAACCGAAGAAAATCGCCGTGTCGCCATCTTTACCAACATTGGCACTACAGTGCATTGAGGCGATACCTTTAAGAGGTAATAAGTAGTTCATCATTGAGAACATACCTTTCTTCATTTCGCCGCCGTACCAAGTACCACCAATTAACTGCATTTTTTCAGTTAAGTTGAAGGCAACAAAGTTTTCTGAATTTAAACCATGCTCTTGCCAATCTTGGTTATTCGTCTTAGCACCGTTCATTACGATGAAGTCAGGCTCGTAGCTTTCAAGCTCTGCATCCGTTGGACGAATAAACATGTTTTTAACGAAATGCGCTTGCCAAGCAACTTCTGTAATGAAGCGTACTTTTAAGCGAGTGTCATCATTAGCACCACAAAATGTATCAACAACAAATAAACGTTTACCAGAAAGTTGCTCGGTAACGAGTCCTTTAATATGCGACCATGTTTCAGGTGTCATTGGTTTGTTATCGTTTTTACCTTGATCAGACCACCACACAGTGTCGCGACTTACGTCATCACGAACAATGTATTTATCTTTAGGAGAGCGTCCTGTAAATATACCCGTATCTACAGCAACAGCACCTGATTCAGTGACTGTGCCTTTTTCATAACCTTCGAGGTTAGCTTTAGTTTCTTCTTCGAATAATAATTCATAAGAAGGATTGTAAACAATCTCAGCTGTTTGGTTGATACCGTATTGCGATAAATCGATGGTCTTCGCAGTAGTCATTTTGACAAGCTCCTGGCCGCGTTAGAGTAAAAGGTCTAAAAAACATTTGTATTGTGTGAATAGTAACGAAATTGTTAGGAGATTAAAAGGTAAAATGTAGCCAATAATGAAAGTTTTTCAAGGCCATTACAAAAAAGGCGCTAACATTAGCTGTAATGGGGAGTTTAGCTATATGTTAGTGCCGTTTATTATAAGAAAAATTATATAATTTAAAGTTAACTTTTCTAACTTGCAAAGTATAATTTTATTAACCTAATTACTTAGTTTGGGTTAAGTAATGGATTCAATTTTTCTTGATCGAAGTGGTAATTAGTTTTACAAAAATCACAAGTGATGTTGATTTGTTGGTGCTCATTTAAATGTTCAATAATTGCCTCTTTGCCCATGTTGGCAATGGCCGCTAAACATTTATCTTCAGAGCAACCACAAACAAAACTCACTACTTGTGGTTCGAACAAACGCACTTGTTCCTGATTATACAAGCGGTACAGCACTTCATTTGCGTCTAAATTAAATAATTCATCTGGCTTAATTGTCGCAGTTAACTGACTGATATGCTCAAAATCGCTCATTTGTTGTTCTTTATCTTCTGAATCAGGTACCACTTGCAGTAAACACCCTGCGGCTTGAATTGTAGTGGTATCAGCAAATAACCAAATTTTAGTGGCAAGTTGTTCCGATGTTGCAAAATAATGCTCTAGACATTCGGCTAAGGTTTCACCTTCAACAGCAACCACACCTTGATAGCGTTCGCCTTGTTTTGGGATAATAGTAATAACCATATTGGCTTTACCCATTAAATCTTGCAAGCTTGTACCCTTGATTTCGCCTTCTATACTGGCTATGCCGCGCATTTGTTGTAAATTATCACCATTAATGACAGCATATTTTACTGGGCCATTGCCTTGAATTTGAACAGATATTTCACCTTCAAATTTTAATGTTGCCGTTAGTAAGCAAGTCGCCGCCATTAATTGGCCGAGTAAATCGGTTACTGCAGCCGGGTAGTCGTGGTTGGTAATGATCTCTTTAAAACTTTTATCTAATTGTACTAACTCACCACGAGCATGGGTGTTGTCAAATAAGTAACGATTTAATACATCAGTATTGGTGCTCACTAATTACATCCTTTCTTTAAATTCACGTATTTTACGACGCTGTTTTTTGTCTGGTTTACTGTCACTTGCTGGGCTTAACAATATGCCCTGCTTTCTCGCCGTGCTGACTTTTTCGCGTGTTTCGATACTTTGCTTGGTTTCTTCATAAAGTGTCTGTGCGAATGTTGCATCACGGCGCCTGTCCGCGAGTGCGATAACAGTGACTTCTTTTTCATCAAAGCCTTGGCGAATTCTAATTTTGTCGCCAAGTACGACATGTTTACTCGACTTACTGCGTTGACCATTGTAAAACACTTTACCACCATCAATCATTTGTTTGGCAATGGCACGAGTTTTATAAAAGCGAGCAGCCCAAAGCCACTTATCAAGGCGAAAGTGTTCAGTATTCGATAATTCTTTGTCTTGATGCTTGCCCATACTAATGACCCTGGTAAATTTGCGCGAAAGTTAACATATTTAGCAGCAATTCTCTACAATAGAGACTATATTTTAACTGATTAATTGCATAAAAAATGCACTAAAAAGTTACCGTTTGTAATAACTTGCGTAAATGAAGGGGGCTTGGGTAAGATTAAAGTGAATTATTGGATAATATCTTGGTCTGTACACTATAGGTTACAGGAAACATGTAAACCAACTGTAAACCTATGGAATATGACAAAAAAAATGCCCAAAGTAACTTGTTGCTACGCGCTCGGTCACGTATTATCAGGAGCAGTTAAAATTTATTACCTTTTATATAAGTATTTAAAAACATCATGGATTTAGCGCAAATTACAATTCGGTTACAGTCTTTATGGCAACAAGTGCCACAAAAACGACTAACACAAGCGTTAATCTCTTTGTTGGTAGTTTATATCGCTTATTGGAGTGCCAACTTTAGTTGGACGCTTTATCCTGAAGCTGAAACTAAATTATCAGCTTCAGCGCTCAGAGCGACAACAACTACTTCAAATCAACAAATAAATACTTCGGCAATTCGAAATTTAAACCTGTTTGGCGAATACAATAAAGAACAACCAGTCGTTAAACAGATTGAAAAAATTGAATCAGCTCCAGAGACTCGTTTGAAACTTACTTTAACCGGTTTAGTTGCTTCCGATGACCCGGCCACAGCAGCTGCTATAATTGAATCTAAAGGTAAGCAAGAAACTTACGGAATTGATGACAAAATCGAAGGCACTCGAGCAATTTTAAAACAAGTACAAAACGATCGAGTGATTATCGAATCATCGGGCCGTATGGAAACGTTAATGTTAGATGGCTTTGAATATACACAGGGCAATAGCCGTGACGTTATTGAAACTGAGCCAACTAGAAAAACGGTAAAAAATAGTGTTAAAACTAGTTTAACCAATAAAAATGCCAAGGACTCTGAAAAAAGCGCTCGTATTAAAGAGCGAGTAGCTAAAGCGAGAGCTGATATTTTAGATAATCCTGGTAAATTAACCGATTACATTAAAGTGTCGCCTTATCGTAAAGACGGTAAAGTAACAGGTTATCGTTTGATGCCAAGTAAAGATCCTGAATTTTTTGCCGGAGTAGGTTTATTACCAGGTGATATTGCCATACAAATCAATGGCAAAGATTTAACTGATATGCGTGAAGCTCAAAAAGCGCTAATCGAACTGCGTAAAGCAGAACATGTAGACATACTAGTAGAACGAAACGGTGAATTACACGACGTTTCTTTAGGCTTAAATAATTAATTGGAGAGTTTCATGCGCCTGAATCTTAGCGCAAAACAGTTTAAACGTGCATCCGCAAATATATTGGCGGCAATAACCATGGCTTGTACCTTGTGCATTGCATCAGCATCTGCTGCTCAATATTCACCTAACTTTAAAGGCACGGAAATCACTGAGTTTATCAACATTGTTGGTAAAAATTTAAAGAAAACCATCATAGTTGATCCAAAAGTGCGCGGTAAAATTAACGTACGTAGTTATGATTTATTAACTGAGCAACAGTATTACCAATTTTTTCTGAACGTTTTAGAGGTCTATGGTTTTGCCGTTGTTGAAATGGAAAATAACGTAGTTAAAGTAATTCCAAATAAAGATGCTAAAAGCGCTTCTATTCCTGTAGTTGGTGATAATAACCCAGGCATGGGTGATGAAATGGTTACCCGCGTTGTTGAAGTTAAAAATGTATCGGTGCGTGAATTATCTCCGTTATTGCGTCAATTGAGTGATCAGGCTGGTGGTGGTAACGTAGTTCACTATGAGCCGTCCAACGTAATTATGCTTACCGGTACTGCTGCGGTAGTGAATCGTTTGGTGAATATTATTACCCGCGTTGACAGAGCTGGTGATCAAGACGTACAAATAGTGAAGTTAAAATACGCATCAGCCGGTGAGATGGTACGTATTATTGAAAACATTAACAAACCTACTTCTGGTAAATCTGACACTCCTGCATTTCTAATCCCTAAAATTGTTGCCGACGACAGAACCAACTCGGTTATTATCAGTGGTGAAGGCCAGGCTCGTGATCGTATTGCTCGTTTAATCGAAAAATTAGACAGCGAATTAGAATCGTCAGGCAACACTCGTGTTTATTATCTTAAATATTCAAAAGCTGAAGATTTGGTCTCGGTGTTACAAAGCGTCAGTGATTCGATGCAAAAGAGTGCTACCGCATCAAAAACCACCTCTAAAACTTCGACTAGTCGTAGCCGCTCATCTGGTACTCGTAATGTCAGCATAGAATCGCATGAAGACACTAATACCTTGGTAATCACTGCTGAGCCAGATATGCTGCGTTCGCTTGAATCAGTTATTCGCCAACTAGATATTCGCCGAGCACAAGTGCTCGTTGAGGCTATTATCGTTGAAGTGTTTGAATCTGATGGTGCACAGTTAGGTGTGCAATGGTTCCATGAAGAAGGCGGTTTTACTCAGTTTAATAATGGCATAGTGCCAATTAGTGGTGTTGCTGCTGGTGCAATCGCAGCTGAAGGTGAAGAAGGTAATACCGTAACGACTATTGATGGTAATGGTAATCCGGTAACAACTACAAACCCTGATACCGATGGTGACTTTACCATTTTGGCGCAATTATTAGGTAACGTGAACGGCATGATGTTTGGTGTTGTAGAAGATAACTGGGGCGCTATTGTGCAAGCGGTTAGCTCTGATGTTAATTCTAACATTCTTGCTACGCCAAGTATTACTACCTTAGATAACGAAGAAGCCTATTTTATTGTCGGCCAAGAAATACCAATTATTACTGGTTCTGCTACGGGCAGCAATAATACTAACCCATTCCAAACGGTAGATCGTAAAGAAGTTGGTATTAAATTAAAGGTAACACCACAAGTAAACGAAGGTTCAGGGGTACAATTAACCATTGAGCAAGAAGTGTCTAGTGTAAGTGGTGCAACAGGCGTCGATGTTTCAATCAATAAACGTGAAATCAAAACTACAGTAATGGCTGATAGTGGCTCTACTATTATTCTTGGTGGTTTAATTGATGAAGACGTGCAAGAAAGCATGCAAAAAGTACCGTTTTTAGGCGACATTCCTATCTTGGGGCATTTATTCCGCTCAACCGGTAGTACAACTCGCAAGCGTAATTTAATGGTGTTTTTAAAGCCCACGATTATTCGTGACGGCGATTTAATGGAATCCATCTCAAAAGAAAAATATAACTATATTCGTGCCGATCAAATACGGAAACAAGAAAACGGGTTAGCCTTGATGGATAACGCGGTGCTGCCGTTGTTACCGAGTTGGAGTGATGAATTAGAATTGCCACCAACATTTGATGAATACATGGAAGAGCGCGCGATAGAAGAGTTAGGGAAAGACTTAACCGAAGCTGAAAAGCAAGATGCAAAAAAATGAGTAGTACCGATACATTATCCTCTACAGACAGCACAATTAATGAAGAATCTGTAGTGCTGACAGAGCAAGAATTGCTTGCACAAAATGAGCTCGCTGAGGAGGAAATACCACAGCTACCTTATCAACTACCGTTTGGTTTCGCCAAGCGCCATAGTGTGCTGGTTGAATCAGATGATAATGATTTAATCTTGCATGTTACTGAAACTTTAAAGGCCGATATTCTACTTGAAGTACGCCGTTTTTTAGGGCGCAGGTTTAGTGTTAAGAGTCATAATGCTGAAGAGTTTGAACGATTACTAACTCTTGCATATCAACGAGACTCATCGGAAGCACAGCAAATGATGGAAGATATTGGTAATGAGGCGAATCTATATTCGTTAGCCGATGAAATTCATGAAGCTGAAGATCTGCTTGAAAACGAAGATGATGCGCCAATCATCAAATTAATCAACGCGATGTTGTCTGAAGCTATTAAAGAAAATGCCTCAGATATTCACATTGAAACCTTTGAGAAAGTGTTAAAAATACGCTTTCGTGTCGATGGTATTTTGCGTGAAATATTAAAGCCAAATCGTAAGCTGGCATCAATGTTAGTATCGCGTATTAAGGTTATGGCCAAGCTCGATATTGCTGAAAAACGTGTACCACAAGATGGTCGTATTTCATTAAGAATCGGTGGTCGAGCAGTGGATGTTCGTGTATCAACAATGCCATCTAGTCATGGTGAGCGCGTGGTACTGCGTTTATTAGATAAAAATGCCGCCCGTCTGAATTTACAAGATTTAGGTATGACTGATAAAGGTCGTGAAACCTTTACCAGTGTTATTAATAAGCCACACGGCATTATTTTAGTGACCGGGCCAACCGGTTCAGGTAAAAGTACAACGCTTTACGCTGGTTTAACCCAAATTGATGCCAATGAAAGAAATATTTTAACGGTAGAAGACCCTATCGAATTCGCTATTGAAGGCATTGGCCAAACGCAAGTAAATACGAAAGTGGATATGACATTTGCCCGCGGTTTACGGGCAATATTACGTCAAGATCCGGATGTAGTTATGGTTGGTGAAATTCGCGACCTTGAAACGGCTCAAATTGCTGTGCAAGCAAGTTTAACGGGTCACTTAGTACTGTCAACATTACATACCAATACTGCCGCTGGCGCTATAACCCGATTAGAAGATATGGGCGTTGAGCCATTCTTATTATCATCGAGTCTGTTAGGTGTGTTAGCGCAGCGCTTGGTGAGAACCTTATGTGTGCATTGTAAAGAAGCGCATGTGGCTTCCGATGAAGAAGCTAAATTATTAGGTATCACTAATAACAAAGAACATTTAATTTATCGTGCCACCGGGTGTGATAAGTGTAAAAATCTAGGTTATAAAGGCCGTACTGGCATTCATGAATTGTTAGTTGTTGATGATAGTGTGCGTGAGCTTATTCAAAATAACGCTGGTGAGCAAGCCGTTGAAAAACTTGTGCGAAGCCATACACCAAGTATTCGTGATGATGGTTTTGGAAAAGTGTTGGATGGGCAAACTACCCTTGAAGAAATTTTACGAGTAACTAGAGAAGACTAGTTATGCCAGCATTTGATTATCAAGCGGTAGATTCCCGCGGTAAAAATAAAAAGGGTGTTGCGGAAGGCGATAACGCACGGCAAGTACGCAGTCAATTGCGGGAACAGGGCTTAATTCCAATTGAAGTTACGCCCAGTTTAGAAAAAGCTAAAAAAGACTCAAGCCGTCCAAGTTTTGGTGAGAAAAAAATATCAGCTGGCGAGCTGGCTTTGATTACTCGTCAACTAGCGACGTTGGTTGAGTCGGGCCTGCCACTAGAAGAAGCCTTGATTGCCGTTGCTGAACAGTGTGATAAAGACAAACTCAAAAGTATGTTGATGTCGGTACGCTCAAAAGTTACCGAAGGATATGGTTTAGCCGAATCGATGGCAGAATTCCCCAGCGTATTTGATAATTTATTTCGCGCCATGGTTTCTGCCGGAGAAAAATCAGGCCATTTAGATAATGTACTAAACCGTCTTGCCGATTACACCGAACAACGCCAACACATGAAGTCACAGTTGGTGCAAGCACTTATCTACCCGATAATTATGACTATTGTTGCTACTGCGGTGATTGTTATTCTATTAGTTGCGGTAGTACCGCAAATTGTTGGTCAGTTTGAGCATATGAGCCAGGAATTACCAGGTACAACGACCTTTTTAATTGCGGTCAGTGAATTCTTACAAGACTACATTCTATTTATTATTGGCTTTATCGTTATTGCCAGCATGTTGTTTAAGCAAATGATGAAAAAAGCGGCGTTTAAAATGCTCGTACATCAACGCGCATTGGCTTTACCTATATTGGGGAAAGTGACGCGGGGCTTGAATACCGCGCGTTTTGCCCGCACATTAAGTATATGTACAGCGAGCGCCGTGCCTTTACTGGAAAGCATGAAAATTGCAGGCGCAGTATTGACCAATGTTCATATTGCCGAGAAAGTTGAAGAGGCATCAGGGCAAGTGCGTGAAGGCGCAAGCTTGCATGCATCTTTGAAGAAAACAAAATTGTTTCCACCAATGATGTTACATATGATCGCCAGTGGTGAAAAGTCGGGTGAATTAGAAAACATGTTAGGTCGCGCGGCCGATAACCAAGATCGTGAATTTGAAGCTGTGGTGAGTATTTCACTGAAAGTGTTCGAACCGGCGCTCATGGTGAGTATGGCTGCGGTGGTATTATTTATCGTTATGGCTATTATTCAGCCAATAATGCAATTGAATACATTAATTTAGGTAGTAAAAAATGAAAGTTACACACAAAAAAGTAAAAGGTTTTACCTTACTGGAAGTTATGGTTGTTATCGTAATTTTAGGTATTTTAGGTGCTATGGTTGTACCTAACCTTATGGGAAACCTTGATACTGCAAAGATCAAAACTACGGTGTCTGATATTGGCGCGTTAGAGCAACAGTTAAAACTATATAAAATGGCCAATTATAATTTTCCGTCGACTGAGCAAGGATTAGAAGCTCTTGTCGAAGAAACTGATATTGAACCATTACCCCGTCGTTTTCCTGAAGGTGGTTATTTACCACGTTTACCGATAGATCCTTGGGGCAATGAGTATGTATTATTAAACCCAGGAGAAAACGGTATAATTGATGTATTCAGTGCGGGTCCTGATGGTGAAGTAGGTACTGAAGATGACATTGGCAATTGGAATGTTGAAGAATTTAGATAAGCTCTAATTTTTCACAAGTAATGAACAATGAATAATGAAAAATGATAGGGGATTTACACTACTGGAAGTGATGTTAGTACTGCTGGTTATCGGTATGCTGTTAAACACACTTGTTGGTAATCTAACTCGTTCCCCTATTGAAGATAAACTTGAGCTTGATAGTCAAAAATTTTCGGCTTTGTTTAATTTGGCAAGTGAGTATGCGTTATTAAATAATATTGAGTTAGGTTTACTCGTTGAAGAAGATAGCTATCAGTTTTTGGCGTTTGATGGCATCAAGTGGGTACCCGTTCCCGAGCAAGACAGCCTAATTGAAGAAATATTCGAAGAGCCTTTTTATCTCACCCTTACCTTAGATGAACTGCCTG of Thalassotalea fonticola contains these proteins:
- the hslO gene encoding Hsp33 family molecular chaperone HslO — translated: MSTNTDVLNRYLFDNTHARGELVQLDKSFKEIITNHDYPAAVTDLLGQLMAATCLLTATLKFEGEISVQIQGNGPVKYAVINGDNLQQMRGIASIEGEIKGTSLQDLMGKANMVITIIPKQGERYQGVVAVEGETLAECLEHYFATSEQLATKIWLFADTTTIQAAGCLLQVVPDSEDKEQQMSDFEHISQLTATIKPDELFNLDANEVLYRLYNQEQVRLFEPQVVSFVCGCSEDKCLAAIANMGKEAIIEHLNEHQQINITCDFCKTNYHFDQEKLNPLLNPN
- the pckA gene encoding phosphoenolpyruvate carboxykinase (ATP) — protein: MTTAKTIDLSQYGINQTAEIVYNPSYELLFEEETKANLEGYEKGTVTESGAVAVDTGIFTGRSPKDKYIVRDDVSRDTVWWSDQGKNDNKPMTPETWSHIKGLVTEQLSGKRLFVVDTFCGANDDTRLKVRFITEVAWQAHFVKNMFIRPTDAELESYEPDFIVMNGAKTNNQDWQEHGLNSENFVAFNLTEKMQLIGGTWYGGEMKKGMFSMMNYLLPLKGIASMHCSANVGKDGDTAIFFGLSGTGKTTLSTDPKRQLIGDDEHGWDDNGVFNFEGGCYAKTINLSAENEPDIFNAIRRDALLENVVVNNDGAIDYDDGSKTENTRVSYPIHHIENIVKPVSKAGHAKKVIFLTADAFGVLPPVAKLTPAQTEYYFLSGFTAKLAGTERGITEPTPTFSSCFGAAFLSLHPTQYAEVLVKRMQASGAEAYLVNTGWNGTGKRISIKDTRAIIDAILDGSIDNVEVQTLPMFNLSVPKALNNVDSSILDPRDTYTDASEWNTKAEDLAKRFVSNFDKFTDNDHGAGLVAAGPQL
- the greB gene encoding transcription elongation factor GreB, translating into MKTKLITREGYQKLQKEEDYLWRVKRPEITKIVSWAASLGDRSENADYHFNKRVLRQIDSRVRFLRKLLPDLKIVDYSPQQDGKVFFGARVEIENENGDKKEFRIVGPEEIYGEAKDYISIDSPMARALLKKEVDDEVEVITPDGPVTWYINKIGYQK
- the envZ gene encoding two-component system sensor histidine kinase EnvZ, with translation MKILPRSAFGQTVLLIGFLLLINQVVSYLSVAIYVIKPNLEQINQLLAKQVKVVFIDGGNSKFNPQLAEAFHQETGIGVYRERDALMLGLAEASYYPYLSMQMSELLEGEAEVRISQGDEYLFWIRPPQAPSLWVKIPLHGLDEASFYPLIFYLVLIGVLSVAGGWLFIRQLNRPLKALQKAAIDVGKGQFPDPLKEQGSTEVTAVTRAFNHMSKGIKQLEADRSLLMAGISHDLRTPLTRIRLASEMMSEDEDYLKEGIEKDIDDMNAIIDQFIDYIRHDMMDKTQPIELNQMIKDVVELESGDGTNIHLQLGPNTEIPMVYAAMKRVLANLIQNAFKYSNNDIEISSGINQETNRAYFSVADNGPGISDSEIERLFQPFTQGDTARGTEGSGLGLAIIKRIVDGHGGRVTLQNRSSGGLIATVELPIN
- the ompR gene encoding osmolarity response regulator transcription factor OmpR, whose translation is MGQETPKILVVDDDMRLRALLERYLVEQGFVVRSAANSEQMDRLIERENFHLLVLDLMLPGEDGLSICRRLRQEENQIPIIMLTAKGDEVDRIIGLELGADDYMPKPFNPRELLARVKAVLRRKTQEAPGAPSLEEEVIEFGEFSLNLATREMSKGDLSMPLTSGEFAVLKALITHPREPLSRDKLMNLARGRDYSALERSIDVQVSRLRRMLEQDPANPRYIQTVWGLGYVFVPDGSRVA
- the hslR gene encoding ribosome-associated heat shock protein Hsp15; this translates as MGKHQDKELSNTEHFRLDKWLWAARFYKTRAIAKQMIDGGKVFYNGQRSKSSKHVVLGDKIRIRQGFDEKEVTVIALADRRRDATFAQTLYEETKQSIETREKVSTARKQGILLSPASDSKPDKKQRRKIREFKERM